The following coding sequences are from one Malaciobacter pacificus window:
- a CDS encoding flavodoxin → MATAIFYATSTGNTEEIAQKISDELGGIDTFDLSSCDISKMNDYDKIILGGSTWGDGELNDDWEDAWSNFESIDLSSKTVALFGLGDQESYSDEFCSAMGIIYEYVNSTGAKIVGFTSSDGYFHDESKAQIDEKFVGLVIDEDNQSDLTDSRIKTWVDDIKSDIL, encoded by the coding sequence ATGGCAACTGCAATATTTTATGCGACAAGTACTGGAAATACAGAAGAGATTGCTCAAAAAATAAGTGATGAGTTAGGAGGAATAGATACATTTGATTTAAGTAGCTGTGATATTAGCAAAATGAATGATTATGACAAAATAATTTTAGGTGGATCTACTTGGGGAGATGGAGAACTAAATGATGACTGGGAAGATGCATGGAGTAATTTTGAATCAATTGATTTATCAAGTAAAACTGTTGCACTTTTTGGATTAGGTGATCAAGAGAGTTATAGTGATGAATTTTGTAGTGCAATGGGAATAATTTATGAATATGTTAACTCTACTGGTGCAAAAATTGTTGGATTTACATCAAGTGATGGATATTTTCATGATGAATCAAAAGCTCAAATAGATGAAAAATTTGTTGGATTAGTAATTGATGAAGATAATCAAAGTGATTTAACAGATAGTAGAATAAAAACCTGGGTTGATGATATAAAAAGTGATATTTTATAA
- a CDS encoding Fur family transcriptional regulator has product MNTEETIEELKKIVKQKGLKYTEQREIVLNILLNADEHLSAEDVYNKIKEQFPDTNIGIATVYRALSFLEEVDLITSIAFGTDGKKYESNSKSHHDHLICTNCGKIVEFLDEEIEKRQDRIAKKNKFKITSHSMQLHGLCEECQ; this is encoded by the coding sequence ATGAATACAGAAGAGACTATTGAAGAATTAAAAAAAATTGTAAAACAAAAAGGTCTTAAATATACTGAGCAAAGAGAGATTGTTTTAAATATTTTATTAAATGCTGATGAGCACCTGAGTGCTGAAGACGTTTACAACAAAATAAAAGAGCAGTTTCCTGACACAAATATTGGTATTGCTACTGTATATAGAGCACTAAGTTTTTTAGAAGAAGTTGATTTAATTACATCAATTGCATTTGGAACTGATGGAAAGAAATATGAAAGTAATTCTAAGTCTCATCATGATCATCTAATTTGTACAAACTGTGGAAAAATAGTTGAATTTTTAGATGAAGAAATTGAAAAAAGACAAGATAGAATTGCAAAGAAAAATAAGTTTAAAATAACTAGTCATTCAATGCAATTACACGGTTTATGCGAAGAGTGTCAATAA
- a CDS encoding FeoA family protein translates to MTLNELDKNQTAIIKSINCDSVLKNRFYSLGIVKGATIKIEEVTLTKSTIEININGSKFALRFSEANKIEVENE, encoded by the coding sequence ATGACTCTTAATGAGCTAGATAAAAATCAAACTGCTATTATAAAATCAATTAATTGTGACTCTGTTTTAAAAAATCGCTTTTACTCTTTAGGAATAGTAAAGGGTGCAACAATAAAAATTGAAGAAGTGACTTTAACAAAAAGTACAATTGAAATAAATATCAATGGATCAAAATTTGCGTTAAGATTTAGTGAAGCAAATAAAATAGAAGTTGAAAATGAATAA
- a CDS encoding transglycosylase SLT domain-containing protein, translated as MNLKIIFLSLIFFTNIFASNFNANKLTKEDINKLKVIKELGQKHGLSYSLMAIAIKESSLGRYQINVDSKDYGLFQANIKTVLSRHNVKNTSWNRNRYAMRLVSDMQFATKNAIAELTYWKKVHKNDWRKVWSSYNGGWKYNSKRAQKYSRDIAKIIRELKKVKV; from the coding sequence ATGAATTTAAAAATTATTTTTTTATCTTTAATTTTCTTTACTAATATTTTTGCATCAAACTTTAATGCAAATAAACTAACTAAAGAAGATATTAACAAACTAAAAGTTATTAAAGAACTTGGACAAAAGCATGGTTTAAGCTATAGTTTAATGGCTATTGCAATCAAAGAATCATCATTAGGTAGATACCAAATCAACGTTGATAGTAAAGATTATGGTCTATTCCAAGCTAATATTAAAACTGTACTTTCAAGACATAATGTAAAAAACACTTCTTGGAATAGAAATAGATATGCAATGAGATTAGTTTCTGATATGCAATTTGCTACTAAAAATGCAATTGCAGAACTAACATACTGGAAAAAAGTTCATAAAAATGATTGGAGAAAGGTATGGAGTAGCTACAACGGAGGTTGGAAATACAACTCAAAAAGAGCTCAAAAATACTCAAGAGACATTGCTAAAATAATCAGAGAACTGAAAAAAGTAAAAGTATAA
- a CDS encoding DUF2325 domain-containing protein, whose protein sequence is MSVLVIGGDQISQIKTMLQELGAKTINHWDARKKSSAPKKKVPQNTDCIVMLTSFLNHNTMLKYKNEAKKRNIPFVCTKRSVSCVYDEYVKIMGIKDCNQCYANCKGGNND, encoded by the coding sequence ATGAGTGTATTAGTAATTGGTGGAGATCAAATTTCACAAATAAAAACTATGTTACAAGAACTAGGTGCAAAAACAATTAATCACTGGGATGCAAGAAAAAAATCTTCAGCTCCTAAAAAAAAGGTGCCACAAAACACTGATTGTATTGTGATGTTAACATCATTTTTAAACCATAATACAATGCTAAAATATAAGAATGAAGCGAAAAAAAGAAATATACCATTTGTATGTACTAAAAGATCAGTTTCGTGTGTGTATGATGAATATGTAAAAATTATGGGTATAAAAGATTGTAATCAATGTTATGCAAACTGTAAAGGAGGAAATAATGATTGA